Proteins encoded within one genomic window of Spirulina major PCC 6313:
- a CDS encoding PD-(D/E)XK nuclease family protein, translating to MSKTVDRVVWVNAHPHTLATRLALQNDWTVVTGSRLAARAIAARSPQTLRQLAVAHLRHPWPNCRVASGLEALRCLRAVLGETLRPKDRFGTAKVWLPAVRDLLQSGPQLPLLLTDEVRSLRIRQLLVVARAFQQTLHDQQQIDESELYWRTLDLSPTPKPLLIYGYFQPRRDELAWLDAIAGPGSALILPQPDHPWFADVQQSVDWLQHQGWTVQWDSAAPQTCGDQLSTQFLTAAASPPAAVQAHHYDHREAEIRGVLTQVKTLLNRQVPARSIVLIARDETAYGPQLLDVAWEYQIPVRALYQIPLLSTRLGTWLKLLIEVLVAGFPFEQTAQLLSHPLCSNPDREFWAIVRQEHPQGFAAWQAIATAHLDLDLHPLGRVNQARRRDTWVDWWKDCLNRFNLYQRANRWPRDILAVNALRQHLADLANNAEAELLTWADFRQELLDLLESLTVPAQPGRGGVELHGPQAVLGARYRYGFVLGMAEGLFPVPIQPDPVVDFFDRRTLEDYGVRLPSAAALARQEALYFYGMVQTVTERVSFSYAIRQDKDEQLPSPYLQQLNLKTTEPPPKAIASPEEERRHGLQAAAVDPDDPVLGLARHAWAVELRRESEAAADEYDGAIALPLDRPDWHFSASQLTQLGQCPFKWFARKLLNLNPPQEPEDDLTPSLRGNLYHKTLEFLITFHQTNPDQDLTDPALLDRTYTAAEQALTLPALPAWEHRRPEQLATLALVLKHPSFLPAKAEPIALEHCFTGEWHGLQVSGRVDRIDRTPNGLVLIDYKTGSDRPQGIKNAQGRAVLDLQLPLYQDVAAPHLDSAASVQDAYYYSLSKQKKIAIPKDQQPNELAAAIERCKTHLTTGNYPVQPDVKGAACEYCDYSSLCRQGDRLRRKTQGERA from the coding sequence ATGTCTAAAACTGTTGATCGTGTCGTTTGGGTGAATGCCCACCCCCATACCCTGGCCACTCGCCTCGCGCTGCAAAACGATTGGACGGTGGTCACGGGGTCTCGCCTGGCGGCACGGGCGATCGCGGCTCGATCCCCCCAAACCCTCCGCCAACTGGCTGTTGCTCATCTGCGGCACCCTTGGCCTAACTGCCGTGTTGCATCGGGGTTAGAGGCGTTGCGATGTTTGCGGGCTGTTTTGGGGGAGACCCTCCGGCCAAAGGATCGGTTTGGGACGGCGAAGGTGTGGCTCCCGGCGGTGCGAGATTTGTTGCAGAGTGGGCCGCAGTTGCCCCTGTTACTCACGGATGAGGTGCGATCGCTGCGTATCCGTCAATTGCTGGTGGTGGCCCGTGCGTTTCAGCAGACTCTCCATGATCAGCAACAGATAGACGAAAGCGAACTGTATTGGAGAACCCTCGACCTTTCCCCTACCCCTAAACCGCTGCTGATTTATGGCTATTTTCAACCCCGCCGCGATGAATTGGCGTGGCTGGATGCGATCGCTGGCCCCGGCAGTGCCTTGATTTTGCCCCAACCCGATCACCCCTGGTTTGCCGATGTGCAGCAGTCGGTGGACTGGTTGCAGCACCAGGGCTGGACAGTGCAGTGGGATTCCGCTGCTCCCCAAACCTGCGGCGACCAGTTAAGTACACAATTTTTAACCGCTGCCGCCTCCCCCCCCGCCGCCGTTCAGGCTCATCACTACGACCACCGCGAAGCCGAGATTCGCGGCGTTCTCACCCAAGTGAAAACCCTCCTCAACCGGCAAGTCCCCGCCCGCAGTATCGTCCTGATCGCCCGCGATGAAACCGCCTACGGCCCCCAACTGCTGGATGTGGCGTGGGAATATCAGATTCCGGTGCGGGCCCTGTATCAGATTCCGCTCCTGAGTACGCGCCTCGGAACCTGGTTAAAACTGCTGATCGAAGTGTTGGTGGCGGGGTTTCCCTTTGAGCAGACGGCGCAACTGTTGAGCCATCCTCTGTGCAGTAATCCGGATCGGGAGTTTTGGGCGATTGTCCGGCAGGAGCATCCCCAGGGGTTCGCGGCTTGGCAGGCGATCGCAACGGCACACCTTGACCTCGATTTGCACCCCTTGGGGCGGGTCAACCAAGCCCGGCGACGGGATACCTGGGTGGACTGGTGGAAAGATTGCCTTAACAGGTTTAATCTCTATCAACGGGCTAACCGTTGGCCTCGCGACATCCTCGCCGTCAACGCCCTACGCCAACACCTCGCCGACCTCGCCAACAATGCCGAGGCAGAACTCCTCACCTGGGCAGACTTTCGCCAAGAATTGCTCGACCTCCTCGAATCCCTCACGGTCCCCGCCCAACCCGGTCGCGGCGGCGTTGAACTCCATGGGCCGCAGGCGGTGTTGGGGGCCCGATATCGCTATGGGTTTGTGTTGGGGATGGCGGAGGGTCTGTTTCCGGTTCCGATTCAGCCCGATCCGGTGGTGGACTTTTTCGATCGCCGCACCCTTGAGGATTACGGTGTGCGGTTACCCAGTGCGGCCGCCCTGGCCCGTCAGGAGGCGCTGTATTTTTATGGCATGGTGCAAACGGTGACGGAACGGGTGAGTTTTTCCTACGCGATTCGGCAGGACAAGGACGAACAGTTACCCAGCCCCTACCTCCAGCAGTTGAACCTCAAAACTACGGAGCCGCCACCCAAGGCGATCGCCAGCCCCGAAGAGGAACGCCGTCACGGTCTCCAAGCGGCCGCCGTAGATCCGGATGATCCGGTTTTAGGGTTGGCTCGCCATGCTTGGGCGGTGGAATTGCGGCGGGAAAGTGAGGCGGCGGCGGATGAATACGATGGTGCGATCGCCCTGCCCTTGGACCGTCCTGATTGGCACTTTAGCGCCTCACAGTTGACCCAGTTGGGGCAATGTCCCTTTAAATGGTTTGCCCGTAAACTGCTCAACCTCAATCCCCCCCAGGAGCCGGAAGACGACCTCACCCCCTCCCTACGCGGCAACCTCTACCACAAAACCCTCGAATTCCTAATCACGTTCCATCAAACCAACCCAGACCAAGACCTCACCGATCCCGCCCTCCTCGATCGCACCTATACCGCCGCCGAACAGGCGTTAACCCTGCCCGCCCTGCCGGCTTGGGAACACCGCCGCCCGGAACAACTAGCCACCCTCGCCCTCGTCCTCAAACATCCGAGTTTTTTACCCGCCAAGGCTGAACCCATCGCCCTTGAACATTGTTTCACCGGGGAATGGCACGGTTTGCAAGTATCGGGCCGGGTGGATCGCATCGATCGCACCCCCAACGGCCTTGTTTTAATTGACTACAAAACCGGGAGCGATCGCCCCCAAGGGATTAAAAACGCTCAAGGCCGAGCGGTGTTAGATCTGCAATTGCCCTTGTATCAAGATGTGGCCGCGCCCCACCTTGATTCTGCTGCATCGGTGCAGGATGCCTACTATTATTCTCTGTCGAAGCAGAAGAAAATCGCCATCCCCAAGGATCAGCAACCGAACGAACTCGCGGCCGCCATTGAACGCTGCAAGACCCATCTAACAACGGGAAATTATCCCGTCCAGCCCGACGTGAAGGGGGCAGCTTGCGAATATTGTGATTATTCATCGCTCTGTCGCCAAGGCGATCGCCTCCGTCGTAAAACCCAAGGAGAAAGAGCATGA
- the cobJ gene encoding precorrin-3B C(17)-methyltransferase: protein MTVISQSLAAIATTPAAIQTLLPLCREQGWPLFVPPHLATEFPLQSYGAGLRDRLPGLWQDYDGLIFALATGAVVRLIAPCLTDKATDPAVLVVDPQGKTVISLCGGHQGGGDRLAQTLAHYWGATPIITGASHGQQMPAVDLWGKPWGWRRGAGDWTGVSAAIARQAVVHVTQTSGATGWRDSLPPDHPLTFAPDPIAAAQVWIDYRPHPAQPEPPTVQWYPRVLWVGMGCERGTSLAVITAALTQVCQDFNLAPAAIAGIASIDLKGDEAALLDLCAARDYPFRTFAAATLAAIAVPNPSDYVAQTVGTPSVAEAAALQASGAAELLVPKQVIKAEGEGAVTIAIARSATEYTGRTGAIALVGMGPGSLSQITPAAQMAITAADVLIGYSLYLDLIAPLRRPGQQVEALPITQETQRAERAVELANLGLSVAVVSSGDCGIYGMAGLVMEVLAAQGWDGKAPAVQVFPGITALQAAAARVGTPLMHDFCAVSLSDLLTPWDVIVKRLEAAAHGDFVTALYNPRSRQRQQQIVTARDIFLAHRRPDTPVALVKSAYRPDEAITLTTLDEMLTHPIDMLTTVLIGNSNTRRYTDWLITPRGYAIPGQD, encoded by the coding sequence ATGACTGTGATTTCTCAATCCTTGGCGGCGATCGCCACAACGCCCGCTGCCATTCAAACCCTCTTGCCCCTCTGTCGTGAACAGGGTTGGCCGCTCTTCGTGCCGCCCCACCTCGCGACGGAATTTCCCCTGCAATCCTACGGCGCTGGATTGCGCGATCGCCTCCCTGGTCTTTGGCAGGACTATGATGGTCTGATTTTTGCCCTCGCCACGGGGGCCGTGGTGCGTCTCATTGCGCCATGCTTAACCGACAAAGCCACCGACCCGGCGGTGCTCGTGGTTGATCCCCAGGGTAAGACTGTGATCAGTCTCTGCGGTGGCCACCAAGGCGGCGGCGATCGCCTCGCCCAAACCCTCGCCCATTATTGGGGCGCGACCCCGATCATCACCGGCGCATCCCATGGTCAACAGATGCCAGCGGTGGATCTGTGGGGGAAACCCTGGGGCTGGCGACGGGGGGCGGGGGATTGGACAGGGGTGAGTGCAGCGATCGCCCGTCAGGCGGTGGTTCATGTCACCCAAACCAGCGGCGCGACCGGTTGGCGCGACAGTCTCCCCCCCGATCATCCCCTGACCTTCGCGCCAGACCCCATCGCCGCCGCCCAGGTTTGGATCGACTATCGCCCCCACCCGGCTCAGCCTGAACCCCCCACGGTGCAATGGTATCCCCGCGTCCTCTGGGTGGGGATGGGGTGTGAACGGGGCACAAGTTTGGCCGTGATCACAGCGGCATTAACGCAAGTGTGCCAAGACTTTAACCTCGCGCCCGCTGCGATCGCTGGCATTGCCAGTATCGACCTCAAAGGGGACGAAGCCGCGCTCCTCGATCTTTGCGCTGCCCGTGACTATCCCTTCCGTACCTTTGCCGCCGCCACCCTCGCCGCGATCGCTGTTCCCAACCCCTCGGACTATGTGGCCCAAACCGTCGGCACTCCCAGCGTTGCCGAGGCTGCCGCCCTCCAGGCCAGCGGAGCCGCTGAGTTACTCGTCCCGAAACAGGTGATCAAAGCTGAGGGCGAAGGAGCCGTGACGATCGCGATCGCCCGCTCGGCCACAGAATACACGGGCCGCACCGGTGCGATCGCCCTCGTCGGCATGGGCCCCGGTTCCCTCAGTCAGATCACCCCCGCCGCCCAAATGGCCATCACCGCCGCCGATGTCCTGATCGGCTATTCCCTCTACCTCGACCTGATCGCGCCCCTCCGCCGTCCCGGTCAACAGGTGGAAGCCCTACCGATTACCCAAGAAACCCAACGGGCCGAGCGGGCCGTTGAACTGGCCAATCTGGGCCTGAGTGTGGCGGTGGTGTCGTCGGGGGATTGCGGAATTTACGGGATGGCGGGGTTAGTGATGGAAGTCTTAGCCGCCCAAGGTTGGGATGGTAAAGCTCCCGCTGTGCAGGTGTTCCCCGGCATCACGGCCCTCCAGGCCGCAGCGGCCCGGGTGGGCACACCGTTGATGCATGATTTTTGTGCCGTGAGTTTGAGCGACCTCCTCACGCCTTGGGATGTGATTGTTAAACGTCTCGAAGCCGCTGCCCACGGAGATTTTGTGACGGCGTTGTATAATCCGCGATCGCGCCAACGCCAGCAGCAGATCGTCACTGCCCGCGACATTTTCCTCGCCCATCGCCGCCCCGATACCCCCGTCGCCCTCGTCAAATCCGCCTACCGCCCCGATGAGGCCATTACCCTCACCACCCTTGATGAGATGCTCACCCACCCCATCGACATGCTCACCACTGTCCTAATCGGCAACAGCAACACCCGCCGCTACACCGATTGGCTGATCACCCCCAGGGGCTACGCGATTCCGGGGCAGGATTAG
- a CDS encoding helix-turn-helix domain-containing protein: protein MAQKAYRYRFYPTTEQETLLQPGRWFVSLLYQSPTIATLGAWWWEKINKT from the coding sequence ATGGCTCAAAAAGCATACCGCTATCGTTTCTATCCCACTACCGAACAGGAAACTCTGTTGCAGCCTGGTCGGTGGTTTGTGAGTCTGCTGTATCAATCCCCCACCATAGCGACGTTAGGAGCGTGGTGGTGGGAGAAGATCAATAAGACGTAG
- a CDS encoding UvrD-helicase domain-containing protein, whose protein sequence is MKLTEQQAQAAQHPGSVAVTAGAGTGKTHMLAERYLYFLNQGYSPLNIVAVTFTDKAAQELRSRIRRTITAQMGDRPDTRAELEAAPISTLHALAQQICRDHPEAAQVPPDFIVQDTLLGPVWQARALIDAIAPLPSPLPLPFSRLCNLFEALLKNPSTAMAALECDRAAWLPILAPLRQDQLTALITSDEWIAAKDVLTTYAAPGDKLDLHRLTALEAIADLEQGRNLKGAIAALQDLKINVGSAKEWGDKVILNDVKTAIKTLRSLAQSNAEIITLEPNAIDDQTDALLPALREAFLTVYETIRRGKTEQRVLDFNDLEIHALQALENPEVQAHYAQRWTVFLIDEFQDTSLIQGQFLERLTTGAIVTIVGDVKQSIYGFRGAAVQVFQTWQQRIHGRDRPVELSVSFRTHTTLLTQINQVFAPLLDTLHQPLTAHRCAPLNPTPRIELYTVQPTEAQTKDPALDTTVEACRRVEADKIADLIAEMLDQSCIHDPESGEVRRIRPGDVAVLARSWQSLDLPAAAIASRGIPVVQGGDGKLLETPEARDGWAMLQTLADGTDNLALATVLRSPFFAVSDRTLYHFAQSLPAKTTWWQHLAHSTDPPLIHAYHCLQQLKAERRTEPPTRLLQLSDRLTGYTAVIANLPNAARRLADWRGFGELVRSLESGHGDAIAVVRHLKAIAAIDDLKVPRPALAADNAVTLTTIHSAKGLEWPVVCVIDLSRQSKTDHTRFYVDADLGLGLKLDDETGTAQASALYTVLEHRHNQRAQAEAKRLLYVALTRARDRLILTAAEPKGPALDLLKPGLETCVDAIAIPFDPAPLSHPVPMDAVEPVPVPLPTLATAGFSDLPITALTEYALCPLQFKFNYVDGHPGYYPEDDPSTGETRDRPSGRTIGNITHTALEQNIIDLATLRRYYPNQPESALKDALNYAQRFRTAPEFAAYRQGDREVPVQLEREGILFNGFVDLVGADFVLDFKIDRTRQPHHHRFQLWAYSRATPKPHAHIAYLRHDHLHSFTPQDLENLDHEAHAMIQQLAQGNFTATPERDRCSHCPYATGCESAI, encoded by the coding sequence ATGAAACTTACGGAACAACAGGCCCAAGCGGCCCAGCATCCCGGCAGCGTCGCGGTGACGGCGGGAGCGGGGACGGGCAAAACCCATATGCTCGCTGAACGGTATTTATATTTTCTCAACCAAGGCTATTCACCGCTGAATATTGTGGCTGTGACCTTTACGGACAAGGCCGCCCAGGAATTGCGATCGCGCATTCGTCGCACCATCACTGCCCAAATGGGCGATCGCCCCGACACCCGCGCCGAACTCGAAGCCGCCCCGATTAGCACCCTCCACGCCCTCGCCCAACAAATCTGTCGCGACCATCCCGAAGCCGCCCAAGTCCCCCCTGATTTCATCGTCCAAGATACGCTCCTCGGCCCAGTGTGGCAGGCTAGGGCGTTGATCGATGCGATCGCCCCATTGCCCAGCCCCCTCCCGCTGCCGTTTTCCCGACTGTGTAACCTGTTTGAGGCATTGCTCAAAAATCCGAGCACCGCCATGGCCGCCCTAGAATGCGATCGCGCCGCCTGGTTACCGATCCTTGCACCTCTGCGCCAAGACCAGTTAACGGCATTAATCACATCGGATGAATGGATAGCGGCGAAAGACGTATTAACCACCTATGCGGCTCCCGGTGATAAGTTAGACCTGCATCGGTTGACGGCTCTAGAAGCGATCGCAGACTTAGAACAGGGGCGCAATCTTAAAGGAGCGATCGCCGCACTTCAAGACCTCAAAATCAACGTCGGCAGTGCGAAAGAATGGGGCGATAAAGTCATCCTTAATGATGTCAAAACCGCCATTAAAACCCTACGATCCCTAGCCCAATCTAACGCCGAAATCATCACCCTTGAACCCAACGCCATTGATGACCAAACTGATGCACTACTTCCCGCCCTGCGCGAGGCTTTTCTCACCGTTTACGAGACGATTCGCCGGGGGAAAACAGAACAGCGCGTTCTTGATTTTAATGATTTAGAAATCCATGCCCTCCAAGCCTTAGAAAATCCCGAAGTCCAAGCCCATTATGCCCAGCGGTGGACGGTGTTTTTAATTGATGAATTTCAAGACACTAGCCTCATCCAAGGGCAATTTTTAGAACGGTTAACCACGGGGGCAATCGTGACGATTGTGGGGGATGTGAAACAGTCGATCTATGGGTTTCGGGGGGCAGCGGTGCAGGTGTTTCAAACGTGGCAGCAACGCATCCATGGGCGCGATCGCCCGGTGGAATTAAGCGTCAGTTTTCGCACCCATACCACCCTGTTAACGCAGATTAACCAAGTTTTCGCGCCCCTCCTTGATACGTTACATCAACCCCTCACCGCCCATCGTTGCGCCCCCCTCAACCCCACGCCCCGTATCGAACTCTACACTGTCCAACCCACCGAAGCCCAAACAAAAGATCCCGCGCTGGATACGACGGTTGAGGCGTGCCGCCGGGTGGAAGCGGATAAAATTGCGGATTTGATTGCAGAGATGCTCGATCAATCCTGCATCCATGACCCGGAAAGCGGTGAGGTGCGGCGGATTCGGCCGGGGGATGTGGCGGTGTTAGCGCGATCGTGGCAGTCGTTGGATCTGCCCGCAGCGGCGATCGCATCCCGTGGGATTCCCGTGGTGCAAGGGGGAGACGGCAAACTGCTCGAAACCCCAGAGGCGCGGGATGGTTGGGCGATGTTGCAGACCTTGGCGGATGGGACGGATAATCTCGCCCTGGCGACGGTGTTGCGGAGTCCCTTTTTTGCGGTGAGCGATCGCACCCTTTACCACTTCGCCCAATCTCTCCCCGCAAAAACCACCTGGTGGCAACATCTCGCCCACAGCACCGATCCTCCGTTAATCCATGCCTATCACTGTTTACAGCAGTTGAAAGCAGAGCGACGCACGGAACCCCCGACGCGGCTACTGCAATTGAGCGATCGCCTCACGGGTTACACTGCCGTGATCGCGAACCTGCCCAACGCGGCCCGACGGCTGGCGGATTGGCGCGGGTTTGGGGAATTGGTGCGATCGCTCGAATCCGGCCATGGGGATGCGATCGCCGTGGTGCGCCATCTCAAAGCGATCGCCGCCATCGATGATCTCAAAGTTCCCCGCCCCGCCCTCGCCGCTGACAATGCCGTCACCCTCACCACGATCCACAGCGCGAAGGGCTTAGAGTGGCCCGTGGTGTGCGTTATTGACCTATCCCGCCAATCGAAAACCGATCACACCCGATTTTATGTGGATGCCGATCTTGGCCTCGGTCTCAAGCTCGACGATGAAACCGGAACCGCCCAAGCGTCGGCCCTCTATACTGTTTTGGAACATCGCCACAACCAACGCGCACAGGCCGAAGCCAAACGCCTCCTCTATGTTGCCCTCACCCGTGCTCGCGATCGCCTCATCCTCACCGCCGCCGAACCGAAAGGGCCCGCCCTCGATCTGTTAAAACCCGGTTTAGAAACTTGCGTTGATGCGATCGCGATTCCCTTCGATCCGGCTCCCCTTAGCCACCCTGTTCCCATGGATGCGGTTGAGCCTGTCCCCGTTCCCCTGCCCACCCTGGCCACCGCCGGATTTTCTGACCTACCGATCACCGCTCTCACGGAGTACGCTCTCTGTCCGTTGCAGTTCAAATTTAACTATGTGGATGGGCATCCGGGCTATTACCCAGAGGATGATCCATCGACCGGGGAAACCCGCGATCGCCCCTCCGGCCGAACCATTGGCAACATCACCCACACCGCCCTAGAACAGAACATCATCGACCTCGCCACCCTGCGCCGCTACTACCCAAACCAGCCAGAGTCAGCCCTCAAAGATGCGCTCAACTATGCCCAGCGATTCCGCACCGCGCCGGAATTTGCAGCCTATCGTCAGGGCGATCGCGAAGTGCCGGTACAACTCGAACGCGAGGGAATTTTGTTCAATGGGTTTGTGGATCTTGTCGGCGCGGATTTTGTCCTGGATTTCAAAATCGATCGCACCCGCCAACCGCACCATCACCGCTTCCAACTCTGGGCCTACAGCCGCGCCACCCCAAAGCCCCACGCCCACATCGCCTATCTCCGCCATGACCACCTCCACAGCTTCACCCCCCAAGATTTAGAGAATTTAGATCACGAGGCGCACGCCATGATTCAGCAATTGGCCCAGGGCAATTTCACCGCCACCCCAGAGCGCGATCGCTGCTCCCATTGTCCCTATGCCACGGGTTGCGAGAGTGCGATCTAG